A portion of the Misgurnus anguillicaudatus chromosome 16, ASM2758022v2, whole genome shotgun sequence genome contains these proteins:
- the pcdh1b gene encoding protocadherin-1 isoform X3, with translation MMCHGAMWSQWSAMLLWIVLLLCCTANLVNAIIYHVIEEQPPNTLIGSLASDQGLPDTGHLYKLEVGAPYLRVDGKTGDIYTTETPIDRETLKDCRNLFEGDPCFLEFEVSITDLMKGTGPRLIEGRIEIIDANDNTPQFASPVLSLSIPENTHVGALFFIPVASDKDSGSNGIADYALTTGTEAVNLFSLQVAQDSDEKVPQLIVLGNLDREQRDSYDLNIKVVDGGSPPRQSSALLRITITDANDNVPKFERSHYEGELPENSPVGHSVLQVKANDSDMGPNGEVTYTIHQAPPAVQRLLSIDRTTGIIFVKGLVDREEISILKFYVQAKDNGPQSKTSKALVTITVKDQNDNAPSIKIRGIGLVTHEGGIANISEDMPVGTAVALVEVSDRDEGENAVVTCVVAGDVPFQLRSASETANDRKRKYFLQTTTVLDYERIKDYRIEIVAVDSGNPALSSTNSLKVQVTDMNDNAPVFSPTLYEVKFFEENQPGDNVLDVTATDADSGTNAELTYSITGGSVPDGLFEINPNTGEVRVMSQLDREQLDHYQFLVAAADKGSPSLRGTATVILKVQDRNDNDPKFMLNGYSFSVQENMPPLSPVGMVTVNDYDEGENARIQLSVEPDNGKFMIQNGTNTILSTISFDREKESTYSFRLKAVDGGDPPRSSYVGITINVLDENDNAPYVTRPSNSSYKFLDPRTSPETHVENVEAEDFDIGSNSELEFSIIGGNPHALFRISPEGEITLAKEFTSKHIGLHRLVVKVKDKGTPPRHTTALVHIYVNETIGNVSHVEGLVGHSLYTPLEMDIAGDPDYSRDLHNNMILGAVLGAFSVVILVIVVAVVIRHVVLKENKSGYQAGKKETKDLYAPKPGPKSNKNKKAKKNKAPKPTNPTEEDEGGTLQKGLKFNLMNESVTDSPRIHLPLNYPPGSPDLGRHYRSNSPLPSIQLQPQSPSASKKHQAVQDLPATNTFVGTGDNNSTGSDQYSDYSYKANPPKYSTKQLPHRRVTFSTANQAQDLQDPSQHSYYDSGLEESETPSSKSSSGPRIGPLALPEDHYERTTPDGSIGEMEHPENGKKRSETST, from the exons ATGATGTGCCACGGTGCGATGTGGTCACAGTGGAGTGCCATGCTGCTGTGGATTGTGCTTCTTCTCTGTTGCACTGCTAATCTGGTCAATGCCATCATCTACCATGTGATCGAGGAGCAGCCACCCAACACGCTAATTGGCAGCTTGGCATCTGACCAAGGCCTGCCAGACACTGGGCACCTTTACAAGCTTGAGGTGGGTGCTCCTTACCTCCGCGTGGATGGCAAAACGGGAGATATCTACACCACGGAGACCCCGATCGATCGGGAGACTCTTAAGGACTGCCGCAACCTTTTCGAGGGGGATCCTTGtttccttgaatttgaagtatCTATTACAGACCTGATGAAAGGCACAGGGCCTCGGCTAATCGAAGGCCGCATCGAGATCATAGACGCAAACGACAACACTCCGCAGTTCGCCTCACCCGTGTTATCATTGTCGATCCCGGAGAACACACACGTGGGTGCGCTTTTCTTTATTCCAGTGGCCAGCGACAAGGATTCTGGAAGCAACGGCATCGCTGATTATGCGCTAACGACCGGTACTGAAGCCGTCAATCTTTTTAGCCTACAGGTGGCACAAGACTCAGATGAGAAAGTGCCACAGCTGATTGTATTGGGTAATCTGGACAGAGAGCAGCGAGATTCATATGACCTCAACATAAAGGTGGTCGATGGCGGGTCTCCACCACGCCAGAGCAGTGCCCTGCTCAGGATCACCATTACAGATGCCAATGACAATGTGCCCAAATTTGAAAGATCGCATTATGAGGGTGAGCTGCCCGAAAACAGCCCAGTGGGTCATTCTGTTCTACAA GTGAAGGCCAATGACTCTGACATGGGCCCCAATGGAGAGGTGACCTACACCATTCACCAGGCACCACCTGCAGTCCAAAGGCTTCTTAGCATTGACCGTACCACAGGAATCATTTTCGTCAAAGGCTTGGTGGATCGTGAAGAAATCAGCATACTCAAGTTTTACGTCCAAGCTAAAGACAACGGTCCCCAGTCCAAGACCTCAAAAGCCCTTGTGACCATCACAGTGAAAGACCAGAATGACAACGCACCTTCAATCAAGATCCGGGGCATTGGCCTGGTGACGCATGAAGGTGGCATCGCTAACATATCAGAAGACATGCCAGTTGGTACAGCTGTAGCTCTGGTGGAGGTGTCTGATCGGGATGAGGGTGAGAATGCTGTTGTGACCTGCGTGGTTGCAGGGGACGTACCATTCCAGCTACGTTCAGCTAGCGAAACGGCTAATGACCGCAAGAGGAAGTACTTCCTTCAGACAACCACAGTTCTGGACTATGAACGGATCAAAGACTACAGGATTGAAATTGTAGCAGTGGACTCTGGCAACCCTGCACTGTCCAGCACAAACTCCCTGAAGGTGCAAGTTACCGACATGAATGATAACGCTCCGGTCTTCTCCCCCACTTTGTATGAGGTCAAATTTTTTGAAGAGAACCAGCCAGGTGACAATGTTCTGGATGTAACAGCCACAGATGCAGACAGTGGGACTAATGCAGAGTTGACATACAGTATAACTGGTGGATCGGTCCCTGATGGGCTTTTTGAAATTAACCCTAACACCGGAGAGGTGCGAGTCATGAGCCAGTTGGACCGTGAACAGTTAGATCACTATCAGTTTCTTGTTGCAGCAGCTGATAAAGGTTCACCAAGCTTGAGAGGAACAGCCACTGTAATTCTTAAGGTGCAAGACCGAAATGACAATGATCCGAAATTTATGCTAAACGGCTATAGCTTTTCAGTTCAAGAAAACATGCCACCCCTTAGTCCTGTTGGAATGGTAACAGTCAATGATTATGACGAAGGCGAGAATGCTCGCATTCAGCTCTCTGTGGAACCAGACAATGGCAAGTTTATGATTCAAAATGGAACAAACACGATCCTTTCAACTATTTCGTTTGACCGGGAGAAGGAAAGCACCTACAGTTTCAGACTTAAAGCTGTAGATGGAGGTGATCCACCACGTTCCTCTTACGTTGGCATTACCATTAATGTCCTTGATGAGAATGACAATGCTCCATATGTCACCAGGCCCTCTAACTCCTCATACAAGTTCTTGGATCCTCGAACCAGCCCGGAAACACACGTAGAAAACGTTGAGGCAGAGGACTTTGACATTGGTTCAAATTCTGAACTGGAGTTCAGTATCATCGGTGGCAACCCTCACGCATTGTTCCGCATTTCTCCAGAAGGTGAGATTACGTTGGCTAAGGAGTTCACATCCAAACACATAGGTCTGCACCGTTTGGTGGTAAAGGTTAAAGACAAAGGCACACCACCACGCCATACAACTGCACTGGTTCACATCTATGTGAATGAAACAATCGGCAATGTCTCACATGTTGAAGGACTTGTTGGCCACAGCCTTTATACACCCCTTGAGATGGACATTGCTGGCGATCCCGATTATTCTCGAGACCTGCATAATAACATGATCTTGGGCGCGGTCTTGGGCGCCTTTTCCGTCGTCATTCTAGTCATTGTTGTAGCAGTGGTTATCAGGCATGTAGTGTTGAAGGAGAATAAAAGTGGTTACCAGGCGGGTAAAAAAGAGACAAAAGACTTATATGCCCCTAAACCAGGACCTAAGAGCAACAAGAACAAAAAGGCAAAGAAAAATAAAGCTCCAAAGCCAACCAACCCAACTGAAGAGGATGAGGGAGGAACTCTTCAGAAAGGCTTAAAATTCAACCTCATGAATGAGAGCGTCACCGATAGCCCCAGGATTCATCTGCCACTCAACTACCCTCCAGGAAGCCCAGACCTGGGACGACACTATCGGTCAAATTCACCTCTGCCATCCATTCAGCTCCAACCTCAGTCACCTTCTGCCTCAAAGAAACACCAGGCAGTGCAGGACCTGCCAGCCACCAACACCTTTGTAGGAACCGGGGATAACAACTCGACGGGCTCAGACCAGTATTCGGATTACAGCTACAAGGCCAACCCTCCAAAATACAGCACCAAGCAG
- the pcdh1b gene encoding protocadherin-1 isoform X2 — MMCHGAMWSQWSAMLLWIVLLLCCTANLVNAIIYHVIEEQPPNTLIGSLASDQGLPDTGHLYKLEVGAPYLRVDGKTGDIYTTETPIDRETLKDCRNLFEGDPCFLEFEVSITDLMKGTGPRLIEGRIEIIDANDNTPQFASPVLSLSIPENTHVGALFFIPVASDKDSGSNGIADYALTTGTEAVNLFSLQVAQDSDEKVPQLIVLGNLDREQRDSYDLNIKVVDGGSPPRQSSALLRITITDANDNVPKFERSHYEGELPENSPVGHSVLQVKANDSDMGPNGEVTYTIHQAPPAVQRLLSIDRTTGIIFVKGLVDREEISILKFYVQAKDNGPQSKTSKALVTITVKDQNDNAPSIKIRGIGLVTHEGGIANISEDMPVGTAVALVEVSDRDEGENAVVTCVVAGDVPFQLRSASETANDRKRKYFLQTTTVLDYERIKDYRIEIVAVDSGNPALSSTNSLKVQVTDMNDNAPVFSPTLYEVKFFEENQPGDNVLDVTATDADSGTNAELTYSITGGSVPDGLFEINPNTGEVRVMSQLDREQLDHYQFLVAAADKGSPSLRGTATVILKVQDRNDNDPKFMLNGYSFSVQENMPPLSPVGMVTVNDYDEGENARIQLSVEPDNGKFMIQNGTNTILSTISFDREKESTYSFRLKAVDGGDPPRSSYVGITINVLDENDNAPYVTRPSNSSYKFLDPRTSPETHVENVEAEDFDIGSNSELEFSIIGGNPHALFRISPEGEITLAKEFTSKHIGLHRLVVKVKDKGTPPRHTTALVHIYVNETIGNVSHVEGLVGHSLYTPLEMDIAGDPDYSRDLHNNMILGAVLGAFSVVILVIVVAVVIRHVVLKENKSGYQAGKKETKDLYAPKPGPKSNKNKKAKKNKAPKPTNPTEEDEGGTLQKGLKFNLMNESVTDSPRIHLPLNYPPGSPDLGRHYRSNSPLPSIQLQPQSPSASKKHQAVQDLPATNTFVGTGDNNSTGSDQYSDYSYKANPPKYSTKQLPHRRVTFSTANQAQDLQDPSQHSYYDSGLEESETPSSKSSSGPRIGPLALPEDHYERTTPDGSIGEMEHPENGAVTGVDREKGAGQKRLP, encoded by the exons ATGATGTGCCACGGTGCGATGTGGTCACAGTGGAGTGCCATGCTGCTGTGGATTGTGCTTCTTCTCTGTTGCACTGCTAATCTGGTCAATGCCATCATCTACCATGTGATCGAGGAGCAGCCACCCAACACGCTAATTGGCAGCTTGGCATCTGACCAAGGCCTGCCAGACACTGGGCACCTTTACAAGCTTGAGGTGGGTGCTCCTTACCTCCGCGTGGATGGCAAAACGGGAGATATCTACACCACGGAGACCCCGATCGATCGGGAGACTCTTAAGGACTGCCGCAACCTTTTCGAGGGGGATCCTTGtttccttgaatttgaagtatCTATTACAGACCTGATGAAAGGCACAGGGCCTCGGCTAATCGAAGGCCGCATCGAGATCATAGACGCAAACGACAACACTCCGCAGTTCGCCTCACCCGTGTTATCATTGTCGATCCCGGAGAACACACACGTGGGTGCGCTTTTCTTTATTCCAGTGGCCAGCGACAAGGATTCTGGAAGCAACGGCATCGCTGATTATGCGCTAACGACCGGTACTGAAGCCGTCAATCTTTTTAGCCTACAGGTGGCACAAGACTCAGATGAGAAAGTGCCACAGCTGATTGTATTGGGTAATCTGGACAGAGAGCAGCGAGATTCATATGACCTCAACATAAAGGTGGTCGATGGCGGGTCTCCACCACGCCAGAGCAGTGCCCTGCTCAGGATCACCATTACAGATGCCAATGACAATGTGCCCAAATTTGAAAGATCGCATTATGAGGGTGAGCTGCCCGAAAACAGCCCAGTGGGTCATTCTGTTCTACAA GTGAAGGCCAATGACTCTGACATGGGCCCCAATGGAGAGGTGACCTACACCATTCACCAGGCACCACCTGCAGTCCAAAGGCTTCTTAGCATTGACCGTACCACAGGAATCATTTTCGTCAAAGGCTTGGTGGATCGTGAAGAAATCAGCATACTCAAGTTTTACGTCCAAGCTAAAGACAACGGTCCCCAGTCCAAGACCTCAAAAGCCCTTGTGACCATCACAGTGAAAGACCAGAATGACAACGCACCTTCAATCAAGATCCGGGGCATTGGCCTGGTGACGCATGAAGGTGGCATCGCTAACATATCAGAAGACATGCCAGTTGGTACAGCTGTAGCTCTGGTGGAGGTGTCTGATCGGGATGAGGGTGAGAATGCTGTTGTGACCTGCGTGGTTGCAGGGGACGTACCATTCCAGCTACGTTCAGCTAGCGAAACGGCTAATGACCGCAAGAGGAAGTACTTCCTTCAGACAACCACAGTTCTGGACTATGAACGGATCAAAGACTACAGGATTGAAATTGTAGCAGTGGACTCTGGCAACCCTGCACTGTCCAGCACAAACTCCCTGAAGGTGCAAGTTACCGACATGAATGATAACGCTCCGGTCTTCTCCCCCACTTTGTATGAGGTCAAATTTTTTGAAGAGAACCAGCCAGGTGACAATGTTCTGGATGTAACAGCCACAGATGCAGACAGTGGGACTAATGCAGAGTTGACATACAGTATAACTGGTGGATCGGTCCCTGATGGGCTTTTTGAAATTAACCCTAACACCGGAGAGGTGCGAGTCATGAGCCAGTTGGACCGTGAACAGTTAGATCACTATCAGTTTCTTGTTGCAGCAGCTGATAAAGGTTCACCAAGCTTGAGAGGAACAGCCACTGTAATTCTTAAGGTGCAAGACCGAAATGACAATGATCCGAAATTTATGCTAAACGGCTATAGCTTTTCAGTTCAAGAAAACATGCCACCCCTTAGTCCTGTTGGAATGGTAACAGTCAATGATTATGACGAAGGCGAGAATGCTCGCATTCAGCTCTCTGTGGAACCAGACAATGGCAAGTTTATGATTCAAAATGGAACAAACACGATCCTTTCAACTATTTCGTTTGACCGGGAGAAGGAAAGCACCTACAGTTTCAGACTTAAAGCTGTAGATGGAGGTGATCCACCACGTTCCTCTTACGTTGGCATTACCATTAATGTCCTTGATGAGAATGACAATGCTCCATATGTCACCAGGCCCTCTAACTCCTCATACAAGTTCTTGGATCCTCGAACCAGCCCGGAAACACACGTAGAAAACGTTGAGGCAGAGGACTTTGACATTGGTTCAAATTCTGAACTGGAGTTCAGTATCATCGGTGGCAACCCTCACGCATTGTTCCGCATTTCTCCAGAAGGTGAGATTACGTTGGCTAAGGAGTTCACATCCAAACACATAGGTCTGCACCGTTTGGTGGTAAAGGTTAAAGACAAAGGCACACCACCACGCCATACAACTGCACTGGTTCACATCTATGTGAATGAAACAATCGGCAATGTCTCACATGTTGAAGGACTTGTTGGCCACAGCCTTTATACACCCCTTGAGATGGACATTGCTGGCGATCCCGATTATTCTCGAGACCTGCATAATAACATGATCTTGGGCGCGGTCTTGGGCGCCTTTTCCGTCGTCATTCTAGTCATTGTTGTAGCAGTGGTTATCAGGCATGTAGTGTTGAAGGAGAATAAAAGTGGTTACCAGGCGGGTAAAAAAGAGACAAAAGACTTATATGCCCCTAAACCAGGACCTAAGAGCAACAAGAACAAAAAGGCAAAGAAAAATAAAGCTCCAAAGCCAACCAACCCAACTGAAGAGGATGAGGGAGGAACTCTTCAGAAAGGCTTAAAATTCAACCTCATGAATGAGAGCGTCACCGATAGCCCCAGGATTCATCTGCCACTCAACTACCCTCCAGGAAGCCCAGACCTGGGACGACACTATCGGTCAAATTCACCTCTGCCATCCATTCAGCTCCAACCTCAGTCACCTTCTGCCTCAAAGAAACACCAGGCAGTGCAGGACCTGCCAGCCACCAACACCTTTGTAGGAACCGGGGATAACAACTCGACGGGCTCAGACCAGTATTCGGATTACAGCTACAAGGCCAACCCTCCAAAATACAGCACCAAGCAG